In Dryocola sp. LX212, the genomic stretch ACGACTGAGTTTCATGGTGTTTCCTCACCTTGCTCATCCTGCTGGTGATAAACCAGCGACACCGCCAGCACGTTTGCAATGTTGCGTGCCGACTCAATTTGACGAAGCAGCACGTCGCTTTGTGCCGCCTCCATGACAACCACCAGCTTGCCGTGTTCGGCATCGCTGACGGCGACTTCGCTACCGTCCAGTTCGCTCAGGGCGGCGCTGACGGTCGCGATATGCTGCGGGTGGGCCTGAACGACCAGGCCACAGACGTGCCAGCTAGTTTGCATCGGCGTGCCTCATG encodes the following:
- the napD gene encoding chaperone NapD: MQTSWHVCGLVVQAHPQHIATVSAALSELDGSEVAVSDAEHGKLVVVMEAAQSDVLLRQIESARNIANVLAVSLVYHQQDEQGEETP